A single Agrococcus sp. ARC_14 DNA region contains:
- a CDS encoding ABC transporter ATP-binding protein, producing the protein MHSNALILRDVSKRYGTGGATVAALDGIDLEIAPGTLTAVMGPSGSGKSTLLHLAAGLDAPTSGDVVIGGTSVVGLDDDALTALRREQVGVVFQSFNLVPSLTALENVELPALLAGRAPDRERIAALLDDLGVAGLEARRPHELSGGQQQRFAIARALAQRPAVVLADEPTGALDTATSIEVQEILVRQAAAGQAIVVVTHDPAVAARAERIVLLRDGRIDGDLPAADAASIAQRMLQAAAR; encoded by the coding sequence ATGCACAGCAACGCACTCATCCTCCGCGACGTCTCCAAGCGCTACGGCACCGGTGGCGCCACCGTCGCGGCCCTCGACGGCATCGACCTCGAGATCGCACCCGGCACCCTGACCGCCGTCATGGGGCCCTCCGGCTCCGGCAAGTCGACCCTGCTGCACCTCGCCGCAGGGCTCGACGCCCCGACCTCCGGCGACGTCGTGATCGGCGGCACCTCGGTCGTCGGGCTCGACGACGATGCGCTCACGGCGCTGCGCCGCGAGCAGGTCGGCGTGGTCTTCCAGTCGTTCAACCTGGTGCCGAGCCTCACCGCGCTCGAGAACGTCGAGCTGCCCGCGTTGCTCGCCGGGCGCGCACCGGATCGCGAGCGCATCGCGGCGCTGCTCGACGACCTGGGCGTCGCGGGTCTCGAGGCGCGCAGACCGCACGAGCTCTCCGGCGGCCAGCAGCAGCGCTTCGCGATCGCACGCGCCCTCGCGCAGCGGCCCGCCGTCGTGCTGGCAGACGAGCCCACCGGCGCACTCGACACTGCCACCTCGATCGAGGTGCAGGAGATCCTCGTGCGGCAGGCTGCGGCAGGCCAGGCGATCGTGGTCGTGACCCACGACCCTGCGGTCGCGGCTCGCGCCGAGCGCATCGTGCTGCTGCGCGACGGGCGCATCGACGGCGACCTGCCGGCGGCCGATGCCGCGTCGATCGCCCAGCGGATGCTGCAGGCGGCCGCCCGATGA
- a CDS encoding hemolysin family protein — MFETVLFIVAALLVAFGAWLAACDAALGVVSRAELQEAAKQSRRGRAMLAIADDLRSHIMTLQFGRIMCETIAAVLITLAVDSLVVEWWITLLVAGGAMIVISFVLVGSSPRAVGRAHAVDLLRASAGFIRFWRVLTGPIASLVVTVGDKVTPGRQRETAFATEAQLLSMVDAATESDVLEDDDRELIHSIFEFNETLVREVMVPRPDMIVVERDTSAKDALRQFLDNGLSRMPVVGESTDEIEGMLYLRDVVRSRTWRPDSVETAVDLARPAILVPESKKADDTLALMQAERMHVAMVVDEYGGIAGLVTLEDLVEELVGEIHDEHDRGTAAAVDAGDGVWHVSARLQIDELGDLFGLNLDDEDVDTVGGLVQKALGRIAEVGDVVETDGLRIEVRSIDGRGRSAGEMAVRRAASPQQRTAAEGAA; from the coding sequence ATGTTCGAGACCGTCCTCTTCATCGTCGCGGCGCTGCTGGTCGCCTTCGGTGCCTGGCTCGCCGCGTGCGACGCCGCGCTCGGCGTGGTCTCGCGCGCAGAGCTGCAGGAGGCCGCGAAGCAGTCGCGCCGCGGCCGCGCGATGCTCGCGATCGCCGACGACCTGCGCAGCCACATCATGACGCTGCAGTTCGGCCGCATCATGTGCGAGACGATCGCCGCCGTGCTCATCACGCTCGCCGTCGACTCCCTCGTCGTCGAGTGGTGGATCACGCTGCTGGTCGCCGGTGGCGCGATGATCGTCATCTCGTTCGTGCTGGTCGGCTCCAGCCCCCGCGCGGTCGGCCGCGCCCACGCCGTCGACCTGCTCCGCGCATCCGCCGGCTTCATCCGCTTCTGGCGCGTGCTGACCGGGCCGATCGCCTCGCTCGTCGTGACCGTCGGCGACAAGGTGACGCCCGGCCGCCAGCGCGAGACGGCCTTCGCGACCGAGGCGCAGCTGCTGTCGATGGTCGACGCCGCGACCGAGAGCGACGTGCTCGAGGACGACGACCGCGAGCTCATCCACTCGATCTTCGAGTTCAACGAGACCCTCGTGCGCGAGGTCATGGTGCCGCGCCCCGACATGATCGTCGTCGAGCGCGACACCTCGGCGAAGGATGCGCTGCGGCAGTTCCTCGACAACGGCCTCTCGCGCATGCCGGTGGTGGGGGAGTCGACCGACGAGATCGAGGGCATGCTCTACCTGCGCGATGTCGTGCGCAGCCGCACCTGGCGACCCGACTCGGTCGAGACCGCAGTCGATCTGGCGCGTCCGGCCATCCTGGTGCCGGAGTCGAAGAAGGCCGACGACACGCTCGCGCTCATGCAGGCAGAGCGGATGCACGTGGCCATGGTCGTCGACGAGTACGGCGGCATCGCGGGGCTCGTGACGCTCGAGGATCTCGTGGAGGAGCTCGTCGGCGAGATCCACGACGAGCACGACAGGGGCACGGCAGCGGCAGTGGATGCGGGAGATGGCGTCTGGCACGTCTCCGCCCGTCTGCAGATCGACGAGCTCGGCGACCTCTTCGGGCTCAACCTCGACGACGAGGACGTCGACACCGTCGGCGGGCTCGTGCAGAAGGCGCTGGGACGCATCGCGGAGGTCGGCGACGTGGTCGAGACGGATGGGCTGCGCATCGAGGTGCGGTCGATCGACGGCCGCGGCCGCAGCGCGGGAGAGATGGCGGTGCGGCGCGCGGCCTCGCCCCAGCAGCGCACAGCAGCCGAGGGGGCAGCATGA
- the recO gene encoding DNA repair protein RecO: protein MPTYRDEGVVLRTHSLGEADRIVTLLTREHGKVRAVARGVRRTSSRFGGRLEPFMVADLQLAVGRSLDIVTQAVTLGSYAPVIVADYRAYTAASAMVEAADRLTDEDASRQQYLLLVGALRSLARSEHDPSLTLDSYLLRALSIAGWAPSFGDCAVTGEPGPHRAFVPQLGGMVAEQSAPPGAMRIDEPTLDLLGALLTGDWPAAEATHEGVRKRASGAVAAYVQWHLERGLRSLQHVDRGPQ, encoded by the coding sequence ATGCCGACCTACCGTGACGAGGGCGTGGTCCTCCGCACCCACTCGCTGGGCGAGGCCGACCGCATCGTCACGCTGCTGACGCGCGAGCACGGCAAGGTGCGCGCCGTCGCCCGCGGCGTGCGGCGCACCTCGTCTCGGTTCGGCGGTCGCCTCGAGCCGTTCATGGTCGCCGACCTGCAGCTCGCGGTGGGCCGCAGCCTCGACATCGTCACGCAGGCGGTGACGCTGGGCTCCTACGCGCCGGTGATCGTGGCCGACTATCGGGCCTACACGGCGGCGAGCGCGATGGTCGAGGCCGCAGACCGGCTCACCGACGAGGACGCCTCCCGCCAGCAGTACCTGCTGCTGGTGGGGGCGCTCCGCAGCCTCGCGCGCTCCGAGCACGACCCCTCGCTCACCCTCGACTCCTATCTGCTGCGCGCGCTCTCGATCGCCGGCTGGGCGCCCTCGTTCGGCGACTGCGCCGTCACGGGCGAGCCCGGTCCGCACCGCGCCTTCGTGCCGCAGCTCGGCGGCATGGTCGCCGAGCAGTCGGCACCGCCGGGGGCGATGCGCATCGACGAGCCGACCCTCGACCTGCTCGGGGCGCTCCTGACGGGCGACTGGCCGGCCGCCGAGGCGACGCACGAGGGTGTGCGCAAACGCGCATCCGGTGCCGTCGCGGCCTATGTGCAGTGGCACCTCGAGCGCGGCCTGCGCAGCCTCCAGCACGTCGATCGGGGGCCTCAGTGA
- a CDS encoding alpha/beta hydrolase: MEVRESGLADAPPVLLLHGGGVAGWMWRPTLAALRTPVRAIVPDLPGHGASASDDYRSHGETVTELERLLEQRAPAGATVVGFSLGAQLAVLLAARRPELVADVVVVSAQAKSIAMPQLTLAMLAAAAPLAKWRRFARLQAKELFVPAALMPEYLADSARITKATLLASVGENLRFTVPPGWARSGDAGPTSLVVVGSRERALMRDSARVLHESRPGSGLRIVEGVGHGLPLQRPDDLARLIDQRLARTHPSG; encoded by the coding sequence ATGGAGGTGCGCGAGTCGGGGTTGGCGGATGCGCCGCCCGTGCTCCTGCTGCACGGCGGCGGTGTCGCCGGCTGGATGTGGCGCCCGACGCTCGCCGCCCTGCGCACCCCGGTGCGGGCCATCGTGCCGGACCTGCCCGGGCACGGTGCCAGCGCATCCGACGACTACCGGTCCCACGGCGAGACGGTCACGGAGCTCGAGCGGCTCCTCGAGCAGCGCGCTCCCGCGGGCGCGACCGTCGTCGGGTTCTCGCTCGGGGCGCAGCTCGCGGTGCTGCTGGCGGCCCGGCGGCCCGAGCTGGTCGCCGATGTCGTGGTGGTGAGCGCGCAGGCGAAGAGCATCGCGATGCCGCAGCTCACGCTCGCGATGCTGGCCGCCGCCGCACCCTTGGCCAAGTGGCGGCGGTTCGCGAGGCTGCAGGCGAAGGAGCTCTTCGTACCGGCGGCGCTCATGCCCGAGTACCTGGCAGACAGCGCGCGCATCACGAAGGCGACGCTGCTGGCGAGCGTGGGGGAGAACCTGCGGTTCACCGTGCCACCCGGATGGGCACGGTCGGGGGATGCGGGCCCCACGAGCCTCGTCGTGGTCGGCAGCCGCGAGCGGGCGCTCATGCGCGACTCCGCGCGGGTCCTGCACGAGAGCAGACCGGGCAGCGGGCTGCGGATCGTGGAGGGCGTCGGGCACGGGCTGCCGCTGCAGCGGCCCGACGACCTGGCGCGCCTGATCGATCAGCGCCTGGCACGCACTCATCCCAGCGGATGA
- a CDS encoding FtsX-like permease family protein: MSTVTLSAPAAAGTRQRADGASRTGQGLAFAVSLLAAAFGTALATLMEHAARALYGEEMIAGSPTARIMLAIAGVLLIGVSVVVGAIVARQAFTGAVEDLRGEIALRRLLGASSRGERRRVLRGFVLVGIVGAVAGWLAGVLVALPVSALISSLGEGFELQAMPIVEPWAIVPALAVAAAAVLSASLATRDVLAVSPLEALRGADVDVETTAPRRRTGGIVTLGIGAALLAASVALSILSPLAVLVGFAGGVVSVAGIIALAPAIVPPLVVIASRAFGRGVPARAAAGTLATHPGRTSALVLSLFAGAAVVTMMITAGSSLTTAVVTMERSPEFQQELRSVYEGVTTVITAIVGFSAVLAVLGFVAAMLLSVRRRTREIGLLRMLGLRRGQTRTMLLAEAGAIMVVAVLTGFGMGVLYGWIGTQSMVASVAGVVSTAPVIPWGLPVALVVGGLLVALAASLPAGVRAASVPPLAAIAGD; the protein is encoded by the coding sequence ATGAGCACGGTCACGCTCAGCGCACCGGCAGCCGCCGGCACGAGGCAGCGCGCCGACGGCGCATCGCGCACCGGCCAGGGGCTCGCCTTCGCCGTCTCGTTGCTCGCCGCGGCCTTCGGCACGGCGCTGGCGACGCTCATGGAGCACGCCGCTCGCGCGCTCTACGGCGAGGAGATGATCGCCGGCAGCCCCACCGCACGCATCATGCTCGCGATCGCCGGAGTGCTGCTCATCGGCGTCTCGGTCGTGGTCGGCGCCATCGTCGCCCGCCAGGCGTTCACCGGAGCGGTCGAGGACCTGCGAGGCGAGATCGCGCTCCGGCGGCTGCTGGGCGCCTCATCGCGCGGCGAGCGACGCCGCGTGCTGCGCGGATTCGTGCTCGTCGGCATCGTCGGCGCCGTCGCAGGCTGGCTCGCTGGGGTGCTCGTCGCGCTTCCCGTCAGCGCCCTCATCAGCTCGCTGGGGGAGGGCTTCGAGCTGCAGGCGATGCCCATCGTCGAGCCGTGGGCGATCGTGCCAGCGCTCGCCGTCGCGGCAGCCGCCGTGCTCTCGGCGTCGCTCGCGACCCGCGATGTGCTCGCGGTCTCGCCGCTCGAGGCCCTCCGCGGCGCCGACGTCGACGTCGAGACGACGGCTCCCCGCCGCCGCACCGGTGGGATCGTCACGCTCGGCATCGGTGCCGCCCTCCTGGCCGCGTCGGTCGCGCTCTCGATCCTCTCGCCGCTCGCGGTGCTCGTCGGCTTCGCCGGTGGCGTCGTCAGCGTCGCGGGCATCATCGCGCTCGCACCCGCCATCGTGCCGCCGCTCGTCGTGATCGCCTCGCGGGCATTCGGTCGGGGCGTGCCGGCCCGTGCCGCCGCGGGCACCCTGGCGACGCATCCGGGCCGCACCTCGGCCCTCGTGCTCTCGCTCTTCGCCGGCGCCGCGGTCGTGACGATGATGATCACCGCCGGCTCGTCGCTGACGACCGCCGTCGTCACCATGGAGCGGAGCCCCGAGTTCCAGCAGGAGCTGCGTTCGGTCTACGAGGGCGTGACGACCGTGATCACCGCGATCGTCGGGTTCTCCGCCGTGCTCGCGGTGCTCGGCTTCGTCGCCGCGATGCTGCTGTCGGTGCGGCGCCGCACGCGCGAGATCGGCCTGCTGCGCATGCTCGGGCTGCGCCGCGGCCAGACCCGCACCATGCTGCTCGCGGAGGCCGGCGCCATCATGGTGGTCGCCGTGCTGACGGGCTTCGGGATGGGCGTGCTCTACGGCTGGATCGGCACGCAGTCGATGGTCGCGTCGGTCGCCGGTGTCGTCTCCACCGCGCCCGTGATCCCCTGGGGGCTGCCGGTCGCGCTGGTCGTCGGAGGCCTGCTGGTCGCCCTCGCGGCCAGCCTTCCCGCGGGCGTGCGCGCCGCATCCGTGCCCCCGTTGGCGGCGATCGCGGGCGACTGA
- a CDS encoding response regulator transcription factor — protein sequence MIRVLIVDDQALFRGGIRMLVESQADMTCVGEAADGAQAVRLAEEQQPDVVLMDVRMPVLDGISATARIVASRPQSRVVVLTTFDLDEAAARAIRAGASGFILKDAEPELVLASIRTVHAGNEVIAASATRELFKAFGTQRRTAPSAFAALTERERQIFGLAAKGLSNTEIARSEFVSEATVKTHISRILTKLGLRDRVQLVVFAYEHGLTGEQPG from the coding sequence GTGATCCGGGTGCTGATCGTCGACGACCAGGCGCTCTTTCGCGGCGGCATCCGGATGCTGGTGGAGTCGCAGGCAGACATGACGTGCGTCGGCGAGGCCGCCGATGGCGCGCAGGCGGTGCGGCTCGCCGAGGAGCAGCAGCCCGATGTCGTGCTCATGGACGTGCGGATGCCCGTGCTCGACGGCATCTCCGCGACCGCGCGCATCGTCGCCTCCCGCCCGCAGAGCCGGGTCGTGGTGCTCACGACCTTCGACCTCGACGAGGCGGCCGCCCGTGCGATCCGCGCCGGCGCATCCGGGTTCATCCTCAAGGACGCAGAGCCCGAGCTCGTGCTCGCCTCGATCCGCACCGTGCACGCCGGCAACGAGGTGATCGCTGCGAGCGCGACGCGCGAGCTGTTCAAGGCCTTCGGCACGCAGCGCCGCACGGCGCCGAGCGCGTTCGCAGCGCTCACCGAGCGCGAGCGGCAGATCTTCGGACTGGCGGCGAAGGGGCTCTCGAACACCGAGATCGCCCGCAGCGAGTTCGTCTCGGAGGCGACCGTGAAGACGCACATCTCGCGCATCCTCACGAAGCTGGGCCTGCGCGACCGCGTGCAGCTGGTCGTCTTCGCCTACGAGCACGGCCTGACGGGCGAGCAGCCCGGGTGA
- a CDS encoding CPBP family intramembrane glutamic endopeptidase has product MTALQQDNPLRAVAPSTPTSIPPGVEYHRAYAGEKRRVLRGILAIVLLFAGLIGFAQLFLLGAAVIDSQLLGRTGFTPLQHAAGALSLAALIPYSMLLQRVLYGAPAGSLHSVAGHFRFGVFARGLLFFGPLLLTVVAIGYLVPGEAIPWTTADLVAFFVIGMILTPLAAAGEEYGLRGLMFRVVGGWTRGTRSGALLGIVVTTVVFSLFHGTLDPYLLTSYLVLFSSMAIITWRTGGLEVAIALHAVYNVASLVLGTTLHLDLGGALSSRGEIAGSIASLVPSAGLVVITAIVWWMTRKTGPARTAVT; this is encoded by the coding sequence GTGACGGCGCTCCAGCAAGACAATCCGCTTCGCGCAGTAGCACCGAGCACCCCGACCAGCATCCCGCCCGGCGTCGAGTACCACCGCGCCTACGCGGGCGAGAAGCGCCGCGTCCTGCGCGGCATCCTCGCGATCGTGCTGCTGTTCGCCGGCCTCATCGGCTTCGCGCAGCTGTTCCTGCTCGGTGCAGCGGTCATCGACTCGCAGCTGCTCGGCCGCACGGGCTTCACGCCGTTGCAGCACGCGGCCGGCGCGCTCTCACTCGCCGCGCTCATCCCCTACAGCATGCTGCTGCAGCGCGTGCTCTACGGCGCACCCGCAGGCTCCCTGCACTCCGTCGCGGGGCACTTCCGGTTCGGTGTGTTCGCCCGCGGGCTGCTCTTCTTCGGCCCGCTGCTGCTCACCGTCGTCGCCATCGGCTACCTCGTCCCCGGCGAAGCTATCCCGTGGACCACTGCCGACCTCGTCGCCTTCTTCGTCATCGGGATGATCCTCACGCCGCTCGCGGCAGCAGGCGAGGAGTACGGCCTGCGCGGCCTCATGTTCCGCGTCGTCGGCGGCTGGACGCGCGGCACGCGCTCCGGCGCACTCCTCGGCATCGTCGTCACGACTGTCGTGTTCTCGCTCTTCCACGGCACGCTCGACCCCTACCTGCTCACGTCGTATCTGGTGCTGTTCTCGTCGATGGCGATCATCACCTGGCGCACCGGTGGGCTCGAGGTCGCCATCGCCCTCCACGCCGTCTACAACGTGGCGAGCCTCGTGCTCGGCACCACCCTGCACCTGGACCTCGGGGGTGCGCTCAGCAGCCGCGGTGAGATCGCCGGCTCGATCGCGAGCCTCGTGCCGAGCGCCGGGCTCGTCGTCATCACCGCGATCGTCTGGTGGATGACTCGGAAGACAGGCCCTGCGCGCACGGCAGTGACCTGA
- a CDS encoding histidine kinase, with product MSVPATQEAEPSADGRPKHPWIDREALRADGILAAVTIGLLAIPTLLLMIVMVDGAQWAVSIPVAIAVAGAILLRRTLPVVALAVLTLLAAGHVALHLWMYPVWFGVLVVLYSVGRFSRWPGRLIGFGLALIASLLAAYWFAIETSFDGLQTGVGILSAMSLLWIPPMLLFSVAILTGWGVAAVARSTAATEVAQVSLRRADQEEERAALARDMHDVVAHSLAVVIAQANGARYTADPVAKDASLESIAGTAKEALGDVRMLLAQLRHSEAPDPVASMTGVDALIGRMREAGLDVRLERAGVPVALPRTADIAAYRILQEALTNALRHGDRSQPVHVRLRGISLQGGVGGIVVDVHNRVLTVPGTPGHGVRGMHERARLAGGDAWTGIEDGWFRVRASFPVGVA from the coding sequence ATGTCTGTTCCAGCGACCCAGGAAGCCGAGCCGTCCGCCGACGGCCGGCCGAAGCATCCCTGGATCGACCGCGAGGCGCTGCGAGCCGACGGCATCCTGGCGGCGGTCACGATCGGCCTGCTGGCGATCCCGACGCTGCTGCTCATGATCGTCATGGTCGACGGCGCGCAGTGGGCGGTGTCGATTCCGGTCGCGATCGCGGTCGCGGGCGCGATCCTGCTGCGACGCACCCTGCCCGTCGTGGCCCTCGCAGTCCTGACGCTGCTCGCCGCCGGCCACGTGGCCCTGCACCTGTGGATGTACCCGGTCTGGTTCGGCGTGCTCGTCGTGCTGTACTCCGTGGGCCGATTCAGCCGCTGGCCCGGCAGGCTCATCGGCTTCGGTCTGGCGCTCATCGCGTCGCTGCTGGCCGCCTACTGGTTCGCGATCGAGACGTCGTTCGACGGCCTGCAGACGGGCGTCGGCATCCTGAGCGCGATGTCGCTGCTGTGGATCCCGCCCATGCTGCTCTTCAGCGTCGCGATCCTCACCGGCTGGGGCGTCGCCGCCGTCGCGCGCAGCACCGCGGCCACCGAGGTCGCGCAGGTCTCGCTGCGGCGCGCCGACCAGGAAGAGGAGCGCGCGGCGTTGGCCCGCGACATGCACGACGTCGTCGCGCACTCGCTCGCTGTCGTCATCGCGCAGGCCAATGGTGCCCGATACACGGCAGACCCGGTCGCGAAGGATGCCTCGCTCGAGTCGATCGCCGGCACCGCCAAGGAGGCGCTCGGCGACGTGCGCATGCTGCTCGCGCAGCTGCGGCACAGCGAGGCACCCGACCCGGTCGCGTCGATGACCGGCGTCGACGCGCTCATCGGTCGGATGCGCGAGGCAGGCCTCGACGTGCGGCTCGAGCGAGCGGGGGTGCCGGTGGCGCTGCCCCGCACGGCCGACATCGCCGCGTACCGGATCCTGCAGGAGGCGCTCACCAACGCGCTTCGGCACGGTGATCGATCGCAGCCCGTGCACGTGCGGCTGCGCGGCATCAGCCTCCAGGGCGGTGTGGGTGGCATCGTGGTCGACGTGCACAACCGCGTCCTCACAGTCCCCGGCACCCCCGGCCACGGCGTGCGCGGCATGCACGAGCGCGCCAGGCTCGCGGGCGGCGACGCCTGGACGGGCATCGAGGACGGCTGGTTCCGCGTGCGCGCATCGTTCCCAGTCGGTGTTGCATGA
- the era gene encoding GTPase Era, with protein MTHDDQHQDQQPEQVDTGREAQRRAGHRSGFVTFVGRPNAGKSTLMNALVGEKIAITSSKPQTTRHAIRGVVHRDDAQLVIVDTPGMHKPRTLLGQRLNSVVKATLGDVDVICLCIPADEAIGTGDRYIDQQLEGFPRAKKIAIVTKTDLGSKQAVAAQLLAVSELREWDAIVPLSSVKGTQLDVLVDQLIALLPVGPPLYEAETTTEEPVMVRIAELVREAALEGVRDELPHSIMVTIDDIVPREGRDLTDVYANLWVERDSQKGIIIGKGGSRLRQVGADARAEIERVLGTQVHLDLRVKVAKEWQGDPKQLGRFGF; from the coding sequence ATGACGCACGACGATCAGCACCAGGACCAGCAGCCCGAGCAGGTGGACACCGGGCGAGAGGCGCAGCGCCGCGCCGGCCACCGCAGCGGCTTCGTCACCTTCGTCGGGCGCCCCAACGCGGGCAAGTCGACGCTCATGAACGCGCTGGTGGGCGAGAAGATCGCCATCACCTCGTCGAAGCCGCAGACCACCAGGCACGCCATCCGCGGCGTGGTCCATCGTGACGACGCGCAGCTCGTGATCGTCGACACCCCCGGCATGCACAAGCCCCGCACGCTGCTGGGTCAGCGGCTCAACTCGGTCGTCAAGGCCACCCTCGGCGACGTCGACGTGATCTGCCTGTGCATCCCCGCCGACGAGGCGATCGGCACCGGCGACCGCTACATCGACCAGCAGCTCGAGGGCTTTCCGCGCGCGAAGAAGATCGCGATCGTGACGAAGACCGACCTCGGCTCCAAGCAGGCCGTCGCCGCTCAGCTGCTCGCGGTCTCCGAGCTTCGCGAGTGGGATGCCATCGTGCCGCTGTCATCGGTGAAGGGCACCCAGCTCGACGTGCTCGTCGACCAGCTGATCGCGCTGCTGCCGGTGGGACCGCCGCTCTACGAGGCCGAGACGACCACCGAGGAGCCGGTCATGGTGCGCATCGCCGAGCTCGTGCGCGAGGCCGCGCTCGAGGGCGTGCGCGACGAGCTGCCGCACTCGATCATGGTGACGATCGACGACATCGTGCCGCGCGAGGGCCGCGACCTCACCGACGTCTACGCCAACCTCTGGGTCGAGCGCGACAGCCAGAAGGGCATCATCATCGGCAAGGGCGGCTCGCGGCTGCGGCAGGTGGGGGCGGATGCGCGGGCCGAGATCGAGCGCGTCCTCGGCACGCAGGTGCACCTCGACCTGCGTGTGAAGGTCGCGAAGGAGTGGCAGGGCGACCCGAAGCAGCTGGGTCGCTTCGGCTTCTAG
- the leuA gene encoding 2-isopropylmalate synthase — MKNTQQPSGMPAHRYTPYHEQIAVDLPDRTWPSKRIERAPRWCAVDLRDGNQALIDPMTPDRKLAMFQLLVQMGYKEIEVGFPSASQTDFDFVRKLIDEHLIPDDVTIQVLTQCRDHLIRRTFESIDGASQAIVHIYNSTSVLQRDVVFRSDREGVKQIAVDGAKLCLELEGMLTDTKVFYEYSPESYTGTELDYALEVCNAIIETFDARPERPVIINLPATVEMATPNIYADSIEWMHRNLARRESVILSLHPHNDRGTGIAAAELGYLAGADRIEGCLFGNGERTGNVDLVALGLNMLTQGIDPEIDFSDLDHVRRVAEHCNQLRVHERSPWAGDLVYTAFSGSHQDAIKKGFERMAVDAAAAGKSVDEMTWAVPYLPIDPKDVGRSYEAVIRVNSQSGKGGVAYLLQSDHGLDLPRRLQIEFSNTVQSRTDSEGGEVSSDEIWQIFGDEYLPSEPHNNAVQWGRFELVGFSTTSSNEGEARLSARLRDGEFVREVEAAGNGPIDAMLTMLRAEGVQVTLTDYVEHTMSAGSDATAACYIELDVDGATVWGVGLDPSSTTASLEAIISGVNRGLRIHDHRALPVG; from the coding sequence ATGAAGAACACGCAGCAGCCGAGCGGCATGCCGGCCCACCGCTACACCCCGTACCACGAGCAGATCGCGGTCGATCTGCCCGATCGCACCTGGCCCTCGAAGCGCATCGAGCGCGCACCCCGCTGGTGCGCCGTCGACCTGCGCGACGGCAACCAGGCGCTGATCGATCCGATGACGCCCGATCGCAAGCTGGCGATGTTCCAGCTGCTGGTGCAGATGGGCTACAAGGAGATCGAGGTCGGCTTCCCCTCCGCGAGCCAGACCGACTTCGACTTCGTGCGCAAGCTGATCGACGAGCACCTCATCCCCGACGACGTCACCATCCAGGTGCTGACGCAGTGCCGCGACCACCTCATCCGCCGCACCTTCGAGTCGATCGACGGCGCCTCGCAGGCGATCGTGCACATCTACAACTCGACCAGCGTGCTGCAGCGCGACGTGGTGTTCCGCTCCGACCGCGAGGGCGTCAAGCAGATCGCCGTCGACGGCGCGAAGCTGTGCCTCGAGCTCGAGGGCATGCTGACCGACACCAAGGTCTTCTACGAGTACAGCCCGGAGTCGTACACGGGCACCGAGCTCGACTACGCGCTCGAGGTCTGCAACGCGATCATCGAGACGTTCGACGCGCGCCCCGAGCGCCCGGTCATCATCAACCTGCCGGCGACCGTCGAGATGGCCACGCCCAACATCTACGCCGACTCGATCGAGTGGATGCACCGCAACCTCGCGCGCCGGGAGTCGGTCATCCTCTCGCTGCACCCGCACAACGACCGCGGCACGGGCATCGCGGCCGCAGAGCTCGGCTACCTCGCCGGGGCCGACCGCATCGAGGGCTGCCTGTTCGGCAACGGCGAGCGCACCGGCAACGTCGACCTCGTCGCGCTGGGCCTCAACATGCTGACCCAGGGCATCGATCCCGAGATCGACTTCTCCGACCTCGACCACGTGCGCCGCGTCGCAGAGCACTGCAACCAGCTGCGCGTGCACGAGCGCAGCCCGTGGGCTGGCGACCTCGTCTACACCGCCTTCTCCGGCTCGCACCAGGACGCCATCAAGAAGGGCTTCGAGCGGATGGCCGTGGACGCCGCCGCCGCAGGCAAGAGCGTCGACGAGATGACCTGGGCGGTGCCCTACCTGCCGATCGACCCGAAGGACGTCGGCCGCAGCTACGAGGCCGTCATCCGCGTCAACTCGCAGTCGGGCAAGGGCGGCGTCGCCTACCTGCTGCAGTCGGACCACGGGCTCGACCTGCCGCGCAGGCTGCAGATCGAGTTCTCGAACACGGTGCAGTCGCGCACCGACAGCGAGGGCGGCGAGGTCTCGAGCGACGAGATCTGGCAGATCTTCGGCGACGAGTACCTGCCCTCCGAGCCGCACAACAACGCGGTGCAGTGGGGCCGCTTCGAGCTCGTCGGCTTCTCGACCACCTCGTCGAACGAGGGCGAGGCGCGGCTCAGCGCTCGGCTGCGCGACGGCGAGTTCGTGCGCGAGGTCGAGGCGGCGGGCAACGGCCCGATCGACGCGATGCTGACGATGCTGCGCGCCGAGGGCGTGCAGGTGACGCTCACCGACTACGTCGAGCACACCATGAGCGCAGGCTCCGATGCGACGGCCGCGTGCTACATCGAGCTCGATGTCGACGGCGCGACCGTCTGGGGCGTCGGCCTCGACCCGAGCTCGACGACCGCCTCGCTCGAGGCGATCATCTCCGGCGTCAACCGGGGCCTGCGCATCCACGACCACAGGGCACTCCCGGTCGGCTGA